A segment of the Rhodothermales bacterium genome:
GAGGTGCGCCATGGCGTCGCGATCCCGCCGGGGCGGGGCGAGCGAGCCGGCTTCCCGCTCGATAAAGGCGAAGAAGTCCGGATCCTTGATGAGCGCCACCTTGACGGCCTCGGCGATGCCGGATCGCCAGTCGCGATCGTCGAGGGAGTCGAGGAAGTCGAGGTCGTTCAGGACGGCCCAGGGCGGGTTGAAGGTGCCCAGGAAGTTCTTCGACGCAAAGGCATTGATGCCGTTTTTCACCCCGATGGCCGAGTCGTCCTGCGCGAGCACGGTCGTGGGGATGCGGAGATGGCGGATGCCGCGGTGCGCCGTGGAGGCCGCGTAGCCGGCCATATCCAGCACGGCCCCGCCGCCCACGATGGCGACGAACGAGTGCCGGCAGATGGCGCGTTCCGCGATGGCCCGCTGGATTCGCTCGGTGTGGGAAGGGTCATTTTTCGACGCCTCGCCTCCGGGGACCACGATGGCGTCGCCGGCGAGCTTCATCACCTCCGCATGGGCGGCGGCGTAGGCCTCGATCTCGCGAATCAGACCCGGGCGATGGCCCAGGACGCCGGCATCGACCACCAGAAGGACCCGCCGCGGCCCTTCCTCGGCGCCGGCGCGGACGGTGTCCGCGAGAAGGGGGTTTGAGGGTTTGAACAGGCCACGGGTGAAGGCGACTTCATAACGGTACGTGACAGCGAACTGCTGGCTGATCGGTTCCATCGAGTACAAAAGGGGGACTACGTGAGCGACACGGGCCGGGGTATGACCTACCGTCGTTTCATTGGCGGATCAGGCTGAACGAGGTGGGTAGCTCGTGCTGTTTGAGCCGTGCAGGTGCGCCTGTGGTATCGGTGCGTCGCACGCCATCCTATAATTCCGTATCAGGCCGTTTGTTCGATCAGGTGACCGCGAAGACACGGGCCAGCAGCATCGAAAGCGGCAGCAGGGCGAGCACGATCAGCGCGGCGGCAGGGCCGGCGTGCAGGGCGGCGATTGACGCGTTCAGGGGAATGAGGCCCAGCACGCCGATGCGGACAGCGCGGCGGATCATGTCGGCGCTTGGTTCACGGGCGGCGCGAATAAACGGGGGCAGCACGACGGCCGTAAACAGGAAGGGAAACATCCCGCTGATCGGGTAGGTGGCGATGGCTTCCATGGCCATGGCGCCGAGAGCGGCGATCACGGCCACGACCAGCCCCACCGCCAGGTAGCCGATCTTCGACGAGCCGCCTTCGACTTCGCCGCGGCTGATCGCGGTGATCGCCGAAATATACAGGACGGGCAGCAGCGCGAGCGGCCAGTGTTCGAGGATGAGGATCGGCACGGCGCCCATGCCCAGGAGCAGGTTGCCGCCCCGGCAGAGGCCCATGTTGATCGGTCCCAGCAGCGGACGGTGCTTCCCGAAGGCATCGTAGACGAGCGCGCCGGCCGCGATGGCGATCGCGAGCGCTCCCGCGATGGCCGAGACGACAAAGGCCGAGGCGACGCCTCCCAGCAGGAGGATGCCGGCGAAGGTCGCGGCGGAACGCCGCGAGATGCGTCCGGATGGAATCGGCCGCTCCGGCCGCTCGCGGGCGTCGAGTTCGGCGTCGAAGACGTCGTTGAAGGCGACGCCGCCGCCGTACAAACCGGTCGTGGCGAG
Coding sequences within it:
- a CDS encoding 3-dehydroquinate synthase; the protein is MEPISQQFAVTYRYEVAFTRGLFKPSNPLLADTVRAGAEEGPRRVLLVVDAGVLGHRPGLIREIEAYAAAHAEVMKLAGDAIVVPGGEASKNDPSHTERIQRAIAERAICRHSFVAIVGGGAVLDMAGYAASTAHRGIRHLRIPTTVLAQDDSAIGVKNGINAFASKNFLGTFNPPWAVLNDLDFLDSLDDRDWRSGIAEAVKVALIKDPDFFAFIEREAGSLAPPRRDRDAMAHLVHRCAQLHATHIATSGDPFEKGSSRPLDFGHWPAHRLEALTDFEVRHGEAVAIGIALDCLYANQAGMLDDASMERVLAVFVRLGFTLFHPVMAEHLDDPNHPRSLFRGLSEFREHLGGQLTILLLEGIGKTRDVHEVDLDQYREAIGLLEERFSVRTLPV
- the eboC gene encoding UbiA-like protein EboC (EboC, a homolog the polyprenyltransferase UbiA, belongs to system of proteins involved in the trafficking of precursor metabolites to an extracytoplasmic compartment so that the biosynthesis of certain natural products, such as scytonemin, can be completed.) translates to MIRPLLQLARPANIVTAWADVVAGYAVAGGLASLPLQGEVLGWLLLATTGLYGGGVAFNDVFDAELDARERPERPIPSGRISRRSAATFAGILLLGGVASAFVVSAIAGALAIAIAAGALVYDAFGKHRPLLGPINMGLCRGGNLLLGMGAVPILILEHWPLALLPVLYISAITAISRGEVEGGSSKIGYLAVGLVVAVIAALGAMAMEAIATYPISGMFPFLFTAVVLPPFIRAAREPSADMIRRAVRIGVLGLIPLNASIAALHAGPAAALIVLALLPLSMLLARVFAVT